The following proteins come from a genomic window of Chryseobacterium glaciei:
- a CDS encoding transposase: protein MHNLKEIHIGSLIKKRVTEYNINISRICNFFNCDELLIDEMYKSNSLDSAHLLKWSKLLEYDFFRIYSQHLILYSPQSSTRSGHSKVEKTSLPQFRKNIYTKEIIDFIIELIETKKKTKTQVIKEYKIPKTTLYKWIAKYKTISNDGK, encoded by the coding sequence ATGCACAATTTAAAAGAAATACATATAGGATCATTAATCAAAAAAAGAGTTACAGAGTATAATATTAATATTTCTAGAATCTGTAATTTTTTCAACTGCGATGAGCTGCTGATTGATGAAATGTACAAGAGCAATTCTTTAGATTCTGCTCATTTATTAAAATGGAGTAAGTTGCTTGAATATGATTTTTTTAGAATATATTCTCAACATTTAATTCTCTATTCACCGCAGTCATCAACTCGGTCCGGTCATTCAAAAGTAGAGAAAACAAGCTTACCTCAGTTTAGAAAAAATATTTACACCAAAGAAATAATTGATTTTATAATTGAGCTTATTGAAACTAAAAAGAAAACGAAGACTCAGGTTATCAAAGAATATAAGATACCAAAAACTACCCTGTATAAGTGGATCGCCAAGTATAAAACAATTAGTAATGACGGAAAATAG